From the genome of Hymenobacter cellulosilyticus, one region includes:
- a CDS encoding aminopeptidase P N-terminal domain-containing protein, which translates to MLYSLLLKSPRVFLTVALTVSLAGLTSEVRAQRPAAAERPTDFLDPAFHRQRRELLRQALPARSVAVFFAAPVRNRANDVDFIYHQDPDFYYLTGYTEPHAVLVLFKEPQTIGGQSGVTEALFTQPRDPQRESWTGRRLGAEGQSSNSSCNTRPTTKLLLSRVLSGPTSVRCSSWTCPPMCATNPGTRPTSTTS; encoded by the coding sequence ATGCTCTATTCGCTTCTATTAAAATCGCCCCGGGTATTCCTAACTGTCGCACTGACGGTTTCGCTGGCTGGCCTCACGTCGGAAGTTCGCGCTCAGCGACCTGCCGCTGCCGAACGTCCCACTGATTTTCTGGACCCCGCATTTCACCGGCAACGGAGAGAGCTGCTGCGCCAAGCGCTGCCGGCTCGCTCCGTTGCCGTTTTTTTTGCGGCTCCCGTCCGCAACCGGGCCAATGATGTGGACTTTATTTACCACCAGGATCCGGATTTCTACTACCTGACGGGCTATACCGAGCCCCACGCCGTGCTGGTCCTCTTCAAGGAACCTCAGACCATCGGCGGTCAGAGTGGCGTCACGGAGGCCCTGTTTACCCAACCCCGCGACCCGCAGCGCGAGTCTTGGACCGGCCGCCGCCTCGGGGCCGAAGGGCAAAGCAGCAACTCAAGCTGCAATACACGGCCGACAACAAAGCTTTTGCTGAGTCGGGTATTAAGTGGGCCGACTTCGGTCAGGTGCTCTTCCTGGACTTGCCCACCGATGTGCGCGACGAACCCCGGGACCCGGCCGACCTCTACAACCTCGTAG